In Cytobacillus sp. IB215665, a single window of DNA contains:
- a CDS encoding DUF3981 domain-containing protein, whose protein sequence is MKFVILLTISLFMMPWTKQEKQSTVKIMGIPVLFWLVIGIVEYFFLIDNQMSSILTTYTIVAAGFIILSLYLYESHNKVLMIKATLSVLLITAFVYTTFIHSMIIAKDKYEGVNFEVHDISEPFTNEDTPFSVPPETARNKMLKVFGNIDNVSYFELGDLTPQIVNGETLYVAPIEASGFFKARKAGSTPGYITMSGTNPDAEANLVLGYKMQYVPSMYFSDNLQRKVRNAFPKGIFYGEPKFEIADDGKPFYTMTYGDKVSLRSGFNVKGVILIDPNTGDVKKYTKEKAPEFIDGVLNFETASLENEYFGYLAHGYWNSLFSQTDVKIPTDWGTYEGVTPIFGKNGKMYFFTDFTSPKEGVDSALGYSLIDARTGELNYYNGELVKGIMDGSAAEEVVDNTFKKEKWHGTMPVIYNVYGEPSWVVPVTDDGGLVRQYAVILASNAKVFATGSTQKEAFNKYKNALSRTDSTHRASTTSEEKNIEGDVLRVYKELDDGVTFIFILLDNSDKIFMVSSNDFPYAMFTEQGDTLKLKYADNNEQIVSVNQYQNLGID, encoded by the coding sequence GTGAAATTTGTTATTTTACTTACGATCTCTTTATTTATGATGCCTTGGACAAAGCAAGAAAAACAATCTACAGTAAAAATAATGGGGATTCCTGTGCTTTTTTGGTTAGTTATTGGAATAGTAGAGTATTTCTTTTTAATTGATAATCAAATGAGTTCAATTTTAACAACCTACACAATTGTTGCAGCAGGCTTTATTATTCTTAGTTTGTATCTTTATGAGAGCCATAATAAAGTTTTGATGATTAAAGCAACGTTAAGTGTACTCCTCATTACAGCTTTTGTTTATACAACCTTTATTCATTCAATGATCATTGCTAAAGATAAATATGAAGGAGTCAATTTTGAAGTTCATGATATATCTGAACCTTTTACAAATGAGGATACACCTTTTTCTGTCCCACCAGAAACTGCTCGAAATAAAATGTTAAAAGTTTTTGGTAACATAGATAATGTCTCATATTTTGAACTCGGTGATTTAACACCGCAAATCGTCAATGGAGAGACATTATATGTAGCACCTATAGAAGCTTCTGGGTTTTTCAAAGCAAGAAAAGCTGGTTCCACTCCTGGGTACATTACAATGTCAGGTACAAACCCAGACGCAGAAGCCAATCTCGTCTTAGGCTATAAGATGCAATATGTACCTAGCATGTATTTCAGTGATAACCTTCAACGAAAAGTTCGTAACGCATTTCCTAAAGGGATATTTTATGGTGAGCCTAAATTTGAGATAGCTGATGATGGTAAACCTTTTTATACAATGACATATGGTGATAAAGTTTCTCTACGTTCTGGATTTAATGTCAAAGGGGTAATTTTAATAGACCCTAACACTGGTGATGTTAAGAAGTATACTAAAGAAAAAGCACCTGAGTTTATCGATGGCGTACTCAATTTCGAAACAGCTTCACTAGAAAATGAATACTTCGGATATCTGGCGCATGGTTATTGGAACAGCTTATTTTCACAAACAGATGTTAAAATACCTACCGATTGGGGCACGTACGAAGGTGTAACACCTATTTTTGGAAAGAACGGAAAAATGTATTTCTTTACAGACTTTACCTCTCCGAAAGAAGGTGTAGATTCAGCACTTGGTTACTCTCTCATTGACGCACGAACAGGTGAATTAAACTACTATAACGGTGAATTAGTGAAGGGAATTATGGATGGCTCTGCAGCTGAAGAGGTTGTCGATAATACTTTTAAAAAGGAAAAGTGGCATGGCACGATGCCAGTTATTTACAACGTGTACGGTGAACCAAGTTGGGTCGTACCTGTTACAGATGATGGTGGTCTCGTTCGTCAATATGCAGTGATCTTAGCGTCAAATGCAAAAGTTTTTGCTACTGGATCAACACAAAAAGAAGCATTCAATAAATATAAAAACGCACTTTCTAGAACCGACTCCACACACCGCGCATCTACAACTAGCGAAGAAAAGAATATAGAAGGTGATGTTCTGCGTGTATATAAGGAACTTGATGATGGTGTAACATTTATTTTTATACTACTAGATAATAGCGATAAAATATTCATGGTATCTTCCAATGACTTTCCATATGCCATGTTTACTGAACAAGGGGATACTCTAAAGCTAAAGTACGCTGATAATAATGAACAAATCGTTTCCGTTAATCAATATCAAAACCTTGGGATTGATTAA
- the pdaA gene encoding delta-lactam-biosynthetic de-N-acetylase: MFLSLLLTCTFSYRTEARESNEPIHWGFKRSTNNEPPSAGEELDQLLEKYNSFYIGDTSKKDIYLTFDNGYENNQYTAKILDVLKEKDVKATFFLTGHYLKDQPSLVKRMVKEGHIIGNHSWKHPDFTTVSDERLKQELESVKKKTEELTDQQGMNFLRPPRGIFSERTLAISEQLGYHNVFWSLAFIDWHIDQQKGWKYAYDNIMKQIHPGAVILLHAVSKDNTEALGKVIDDLREQGYSFESLDTLIMEKVLLDPIIFER, encoded by the coding sequence ATTTTTCTATCGCTATTATTAACGTGTACTTTTTCATATAGAACAGAAGCGCGTGAATCTAACGAGCCGATACATTGGGGGTTTAAAAGAAGTACGAATAATGAACCACCTTCAGCTGGTGAGGAACTTGACCAATTACTTGAAAAATACAATAGCTTTTATATAGGGGATACATCAAAAAAAGATATATATTTAACATTTGATAACGGATATGAAAATAACCAATATACTGCCAAAATATTAGACGTTTTAAAAGAGAAAGATGTGAAAGCAACTTTTTTCTTAACAGGCCACTATCTTAAAGATCAACCGAGTTTAGTCAAGCGGATGGTAAAAGAAGGACATATCATTGGTAATCATTCATGGAAGCACCCTGATTTTACAACTGTTAGTGATGAACGTTTAAAACAGGAGTTGGAGTCAGTCAAGAAAAAAACCGAGGAGTTAACAGATCAACAAGGTATGAATTTCTTACGTCCGCCTCGAGGTATCTTTAGTGAACGAACATTAGCAATATCAGAACAGCTAGGTTATCATAATGTTTTTTGGTCATTGGCATTCATTGATTGGCATATTGATCAACAGAAAGGCTGGAAGTATGCGTATGATAATATCATGAAGCAAATTCATCCTGGTGCAGTCATCCTTTTACATGCAGTATCAAAAGATAATACTGAAGCACTTGGAAAGGTGATAGACGATCTTCGTGAACAAGGGTATTCTTTTGAAAGCTTAGATACACTCATTATGGAAAAGGTGTTATTAGATCCAATTATTTTTGAAAGATGA
- a CDS encoding DM13 domain-containing protein: MNKKSLFFTGVGIVAVLIGWWLLSPLFIDKQVNEPLPGSANASGEHGEMMDDKEDMGSDEEAMKDDMEETMKDEDKEGMSDMEETMEGEDKEDMSDMEETMEGEDKEGMSDMEETMEGEDKEGMSEKEEMSDDASEEAMNKDKEMSNESYAGTFVEVDNEHNISGNAFTVTADGKMYIRFEQFSVTNGPDLKVYLTKEGQPTSEGIDLGKLKGNQGDQNYEIPEGVDLSEYNKVVVWCRAFDVDFGYAMLEKQ; encoded by the coding sequence ATGAATAAAAAAAGTCTGTTTTTTACAGGTGTTGGTATCGTAGCAGTATTAATAGGGTGGTGGCTATTGTCACCATTGTTTATAGATAAGCAAGTGAATGAGCCGTTACCTGGGTCTGCAAACGCATCCGGTGAACATGGAGAGATGATGGATGATAAAGAAGACATGGGTTCTGATGAAGAAGCGATGAAAGATGATATGGAAGAAACAATGAAAGATGAAGATAAGGAAGGTATGTCTGACATGGAAGAAACAATGGAGGGTGAAGATAAGGAAGATATGTCTGACATGGAAGAAACAATGGAGGGTGAAGATAAGGAAGGCATGTCTGATATGGAAGAAACAATGGAAGGTGAAGATAAGGAGGGCATGTCTGAAAAAGAAGAAATGAGTGATGATGCATCTGAAGAAGCAATGAACAAAGATAAAGAAATGTCTAACGAATCCTACGCTGGAACATTTGTTGAAGTTGATAATGAGCATAATATTAGCGGTAATGCATTCACTGTCACAGCAGATGGCAAAATGTATATACGCTTTGAACAATTCTCGGTAACGAACGGTCCCGATCTTAAAGTTTATTTAACTAAAGAAGGCCAGCCTACGAGTGAGGGTATTGATTTAGGGAAATTAAAAGGCAATCAAGGTGATCAAAACTATGAAATCCCTGAAGGTGTAGATTTAAGTGAATATAACAAAGTAGTCGTTTGGTGTCGTGCGTTTGATGTCGATTTTGGCTACGCAATGCTTGAAAAGCAATAA
- a CDS encoding response regulator transcription factor produces MSQKILVVDDESNITDVSKRYLEREGYDVLLASNGEEGITLWRSHKPDLIVLDVMMPKKDGWEVCEEIRNEDDVPIIMLTARGEEMDRLMGLTLGADDYMTKPFSPRELVLRVKAIFRRIHVGSKKSTEKSTTTTLKFDGLEIDSEMRKVVASNNNIELTVKEFDMLFLLASHPNQVFSRSQLLDKIWDIDFFGDTTTVTVHIRRLREKIEQNPSEPVFLQTVWGIGYKFTGRELP; encoded by the coding sequence ATGTCACAGAAAATCTTAGTTGTTGATGATGAGTCCAACATAACAGATGTATCAAAACGTTACTTAGAGCGGGAAGGTTATGACGTTTTATTAGCATCAAATGGAGAAGAAGGCATAACGCTTTGGCGAAGCCACAAACCGGATTTGATTGTCCTGGATGTGATGATGCCAAAAAAAGATGGCTGGGAAGTGTGTGAGGAAATTAGAAATGAGGACGATGTACCCATCATTATGCTAACTGCAAGGGGAGAAGAAATGGATCGACTCATGGGACTGACGCTAGGGGCAGACGATTATATGACGAAGCCATTCAGTCCCCGTGAGCTCGTATTGCGGGTGAAAGCTATCTTTCGTAGGATTCATGTTGGTAGTAAGAAGTCAACTGAGAAATCGACAACGACTACGCTTAAATTTGATGGCTTAGAAATTGATTCTGAAATGCGTAAAGTGGTAGCGTCTAATAATAATATTGAATTAACTGTTAAAGAATTTGACATGTTGTTTTTGCTTGCAAGCCACCCAAATCAAGTGTTTTCAAGGAGTCAACTATTAGATAAAATATGGGACATTGATTTCTTTGGCGATACAACTACAGTCACTGTTCATATTAGAAGACTTCGTGAAAAAATAGAACAGAATCCATCAGAACCTGTCTTTCTTCAAACTGTATGGGGTATAGGATATAAGTTTACAGGGCGTGAATTGCCATGA
- a CDS encoding sensor histidine kinase, with amino-acid sequence MKMRTQLLIANALSIIIILIFLTISYVRMLLPNEAIELLTIVTVAAGILSFFIHGLLIRPIEKAITLIRLESKKIAEGKFEGKVSSIGPKEFQQLAEHFNEMSSKLEESFTKIKQAEASRKELVANISHDLRTPLASIQSFVEALQDDVIEDKQTFDQYLKTIRLETKRLDHLINDLFQLSQLEAGTEAFEPTRYHLDSLIVETLQNQYFQIEEHGLKISVQIPDKLSPLMIMPEKIKRVLINFIQNAIRYAPRGSQLGIDVKESVDCVKVSVTDEGEGINESELPHIFERFYRVEKSRNKAHGGAGLGLAISKSIIDLHGGEIGVQSKQGEGSTFYFTLPKQHK; translated from the coding sequence ATGAAGATGCGCACGCAACTACTAATTGCTAATGCACTAAGTATTATTATCATATTAATATTCCTTACGATAAGTTATGTTCGAATGCTACTCCCTAATGAGGCGATTGAGCTTTTAACGATTGTAACTGTAGCGGCTGGAATTTTATCATTTTTTATTCACGGCTTGTTAATCAGACCAATTGAAAAAGCAATAACTCTTATTAGATTAGAATCAAAAAAAATTGCAGAGGGTAAATTTGAAGGTAAAGTATCCTCAATAGGACCTAAAGAATTTCAGCAATTGGCAGAGCATTTTAATGAAATGAGCAGCAAGCTTGAGGAAAGCTTTACAAAAATCAAGCAAGCTGAAGCATCGAGAAAAGAACTTGTTGCAAATATTTCACATGACTTACGCACACCATTGGCTTCAATTCAATCATTTGTTGAAGCCCTGCAGGATGATGTTATTGAAGATAAACAGACGTTTGATCAATATTTAAAAACAATACGTCTTGAAACGAAAAGACTCGATCATCTGATTAATGATTTATTTCAACTTTCTCAACTTGAGGCAGGTACTGAGGCATTTGAACCTACCCGATATCACTTAGATAGCTTAATAGTTGAAACACTCCAAAATCAATATTTTCAAATTGAAGAACACGGCTTGAAGATATCGGTTCAAATTCCAGATAAGCTTTCTCCGTTAATGATTATGCCCGAAAAAATAAAGCGAGTGCTTATTAATTTTATACAAAATGCAATACGGTATGCTCCGAGAGGAAGTCAGCTAGGAATTGATGTGAAGGAAAGTGTAGATTGTGTTAAGGTCAGTGTTACTGACGAAGGAGAAGGTATCAACGAATCAGAGCTTCCACATATTTTTGAGCGGTTTTATCGGGTTGAAAAATCACGTAATAAAGCTCATGGCGGTGCTGGGTTAGGATTAGCAATATCAAAATCTATTATAGATTTACATGGCGGAGAAATTGGTGTGCAAAGTAAACAAGGTGAAGGAAGTACATTTTATTTTACACTCCCGAAACAGCATAAGTAG
- a CDS encoding PLP-dependent aminotransferase family protein, which yields MNISLSKDSDHSLPEQIYLSLSDRIKTGLMSEGDRLPSVRKLADQLHVSLVTVQKAYELLEKKQLIERRHGKGSYVKKQHEQKEEMSHHNWQNMIVDYLPRAQTWKEMKSFSNQLTYNLSLANLSEEFLPVKELTAVTKKVITDEPTILTTYGPGPGDKILRETICEYLSHNGLSSTADQIIISTGVQQGLDLVAKTFLNEGDVVLVEAPTYIGIIDLFKSRGVTIKTIPTNKDGINVNVLLRLCEQFSPKLIYTNPTFQNPMGAILPPKKRRRLIEIAQAFNVIIIEDDPWTELSIEGSAKPIKSIDEYGHVIYMRGFSKTISPGLRIGCIVADGKILNKLKAAKSVSDLGSPLLNQRILARFMQTFNFEKHFKKQNSLLKYRRNLLIQALKSLNVEGVTWTVPKGGPVMWISFPTHVNTEHLLLHAQKQELSFLPSAMCYPNDPEYHHLRISYGNLSITAFEEALNIFVNVTNHFMESYNSQLDDSPLF from the coding sequence TTGAATATATCTCTTTCAAAAGATTCTGATCACTCATTACCTGAGCAAATATACTTATCATTATCAGATCGTATTAAAACAGGCTTAATGTCAGAAGGCGATAGATTACCATCTGTTCGAAAGCTTGCTGATCAACTACACGTTAGTTTAGTTACCGTTCAAAAAGCATATGAATTACTTGAAAAAAAACAATTAATAGAAAGAAGACATGGTAAGGGCAGTTATGTAAAAAAACAACATGAGCAAAAAGAAGAGATGTCTCATCATAACTGGCAAAATATGATTGTTGATTATTTACCGAGGGCACAAACATGGAAGGAGATGAAATCATTTTCTAATCAGCTTACATATAACTTATCACTTGCTAACTTGAGCGAAGAATTCTTACCTGTAAAAGAATTAACTGCAGTTACTAAAAAAGTCATTACAGATGAGCCAACTATTTTAACTACTTATGGCCCTGGACCAGGAGATAAAATTTTACGTGAAACGATATGTGAGTACCTTTCTCATAATGGCTTATCATCAACCGCTGATCAAATCATCATCTCAACTGGCGTCCAGCAAGGGCTCGATTTAGTTGCTAAGACTTTTCTTAATGAAGGAGATGTCGTATTGGTCGAAGCACCAACATATATTGGCATTATTGATTTATTTAAATCCCGTGGCGTAACCATTAAGACGATACCTACCAATAAAGACGGAATAAATGTTAACGTGCTATTACGTTTATGTGAGCAGTTTTCCCCAAAACTTATATATACAAATCCCACTTTCCAAAACCCAATGGGGGCAATACTACCTCCAAAAAAGAGAAGGAGATTAATAGAAATTGCACAGGCTTTCAATGTAATCATTATTGAAGACGACCCTTGGACAGAGCTAAGTATAGAAGGTTCTGCAAAGCCTATCAAATCCATCGATGAGTACGGTCATGTGATTTATATGAGGGGATTTAGTAAAACTATATCTCCTGGTCTTAGGATAGGCTGTATCGTAGCAGATGGGAAAATATTAAATAAGTTAAAGGCTGCCAAAAGTGTATCAGATCTCGGCTCCCCATTATTAAATCAACGAATCCTTGCACGATTTATGCAAACATTTAACTTTGAAAAGCATTTTAAGAAACAAAACTCTTTATTAAAATATCGACGGAACCTCCTTATTCAAGCACTAAAAAGCTTAAACGTAGAAGGTGTTACATGGACGGTTCCTAAAGGTGGGCCCGTCATGTGGATTTCTTTTCCTACTCACGTAAACACAGAACATTTATTATTACATGCACAGAAGCAAGAGCTATCGTTCCTACCTTCAGCAATGTGCTACCCAAACGATCCAGAATATCATCATTTAAGAATTAGTTATGGCAATTTAAGCATTACTGCATTTGAGGAAGCTTTAAACATTTTTGTAAATGTAACAAACCATTTCATGGAATCATATAATTCACAGCTAGATGATTCGCCACTTTTCTAA
- a CDS encoding DMT family transporter: MILFNYLFICIIFGTTFFAIKIGIDAGVAPFFSASLRFFIAGVIVILFYKIRQAPFPPLRMILQLAIIGFFLTFGTFSTLYWAEQHIPSGLAAVLSAFGPIMVLLLKKYEDKSKFSPIQVLGLIASLCGVALIAWPGMNGDVNAIWIIGSIVVILGQLFYSVGTIRSKKIMSSSSQFSPFLLNGFQMLFGGIMLLLLSLIIERPSLASFSNMTAQLSLIYLIFFGSILGHGIFYWLVGKTNPVFPSTWLYVSPIIAMILGITFLSEEIYLISIFGSILVLVGVFFTNQETFKEYYNKGSLIKKVAKNI; the protein is encoded by the coding sequence ATGATTTTATTTAATTATTTATTTATATGTATCATATTTGGAACAACTTTTTTTGCAATAAAGATAGGTATTGATGCAGGAGTTGCACCTTTTTTTTCTGCATCACTTAGGTTTTTTATTGCTGGAGTAATTGTTATACTGTTCTATAAAATTCGACAAGCTCCATTTCCGCCTTTACGTATGATATTGCAATTAGCCATCATAGGTTTCTTCTTAACATTTGGCACATTTTCAACCCTTTATTGGGCAGAACAGCATATCCCTTCAGGTTTAGCAGCTGTATTGTCTGCATTCGGACCGATTATGGTCTTATTACTAAAAAAATATGAAGATAAATCAAAATTTTCACCTATACAAGTGCTTGGTTTGATTGCAAGCTTATGTGGTGTAGCGCTAATAGCATGGCCAGGAATGAATGGTGATGTGAATGCGATTTGGATTATTGGTTCCATTGTTGTAATTCTAGGCCAGTTGTTCTACAGCGTTGGGACAATAAGGTCAAAAAAAATAATGTCATCAAGCTCACAGTTTTCCCCGTTTTTATTAAATGGCTTTCAAATGCTTTTCGGGGGTATTATGCTATTGCTGCTCTCATTAATAATTGAACGACCAAGTTTAGCCTCGTTCTCCAATATGACCGCACAGCTATCACTCATATATTTGATTTTCTTTGGTTCAATTTTAGGTCACGGTATTTTTTATTGGCTAGTTGGTAAGACAAATCCAGTTTTTCCTTCTACATGGTTATACGTTTCACCTATTATTGCGATGATATTAGGGATTACCTTTTTAAGTGAAGAAATTTACTTGATTTCTATCTTTGGTTCAATTTTGGTGCTTGTCGGAGTATTTTTTACTAATCAAGAAACATTTAAAGAATATTATAATAAAGGGAGTTTAATTAAAAAAGTAGCTAAAAACATATAG
- a CDS encoding MFS transporter, with protein sequence MRFSQHFYFYISSEATRLFSRVFYVMAITTFIFQTSGSATMAAMFPLIDVFSTLLAGFVAPLVMDKIRLKPIIFVSKGLNAIILLLILLTFTMFSHSIMTLLIFVFIRSFIDGLISPANSAMLPRIVLKNQLVKANGFLSITNQTLTVLGYTLGGFIVVKIGVVHSLQLTLFISLLSFFLFYFVKDEKEMITNHATKESAFSSISEGYLSLWKNPALRIITTMDILEGIANGVWIGANILVYVIEFLNKDEAWWGYISGSYYIGTILGGLFVVSFSKWVSHRLIASMIIGSFVVSIFTLIFGLTTNPFVPILLSIINGPAYQLRDISQQTLFQQNVEDKHLPKVFAAKGLLTSATLGVSIGIMGVISDTFGVQYTFFIAASLYGISAVLALFIWRKNKNQLKAELT encoded by the coding sequence ATGCGATTCAGCCAACATTTTTATTTTTATATAAGCAGTGAAGCTACTAGATTATTTTCAAGAGTGTTTTATGTCATGGCGATAACAACATTTATTTTTCAAACAAGTGGTTCAGCCACAATGGCCGCCATGTTTCCGTTAATCGATGTATTTTCGACATTACTTGCTGGTTTTGTGGCTCCCTTAGTTATGGACAAAATCAGATTAAAGCCAATAATTTTCGTATCCAAAGGGCTAAATGCGATAATCTTACTTTTAATTCTTTTAACTTTTACAATGTTTTCTCATTCAATAATGACCTTATTGATTTTCGTTTTTATTAGATCGTTTATAGACGGGTTGATCAGTCCTGCAAACTCTGCCATGCTTCCACGTATCGTATTGAAAAACCAGTTAGTGAAAGCAAATGGCTTTTTATCCATTACAAACCAAACATTAACTGTTCTCGGGTATACTCTTGGGGGCTTTATCGTAGTAAAGATAGGTGTTGTGCACTCATTACAACTAACCTTATTCATATCTTTACTATCATTCTTCTTATTTTATTTCGTGAAAGACGAGAAGGAAATGATCACCAATCATGCAACAAAAGAATCAGCATTCAGTTCCATTAGTGAAGGGTACTTATCACTATGGAAAAATCCAGCTTTGCGAATCATTACAACGATGGATATATTAGAAGGAATCGCCAATGGTGTATGGATTGGAGCGAACATCCTAGTATACGTAATCGAATTTTTGAATAAAGATGAAGCTTGGTGGGGGTACATTAGTGGTAGCTACTATATAGGTACAATTCTAGGAGGGTTATTCGTTGTTTCATTTTCAAAGTGGGTTAGTCATCGCCTGATCGCTAGTATGATTATTGGATCATTCGTAGTTAGCATTTTCACATTAATTTTCGGATTAACAACTAACCCGTTTGTACCAATATTGTTAAGTATTATTAATGGACCTGCATATCAATTACGTGATATTTCTCAACAAACTCTCTTTCAACAAAACGTCGAAGACAAGCATTTACCGAAGGTTTTTGCAGCAAAAGGACTCTTAACATCTGCTACACTAGGAGTTTCTATAGGTATCATGGGTGTAATCTCAGATACATTCGGTGTACAGTATACTTTTTTCATAGCAGCGAGCTTATATGGTATTTCAGCCGTCCTTGCTTTGTTTATTTGGAGGAAAAACAAAAATCAATTGAAAGCGGAGTTAACTTAA
- the dnaN gene encoding DNA polymerase III subunit beta, translated as MEFTVNNEHFQKAMKEVSRAISHKTPLPILTGVKVIANQDSLTLIGSNSDIVIEKTIPAVVDGLRIVDIYQTGSIVISAKYLYEIVKKLPNQIHVKANDKQTVTIQSADIITSLNGMNADEYPSIPEMDESQVVTISGKDFIDIIKQTSFAVSKNESRPILTGVLMLFQQGRLTVASTNSHRLALREHLIESNINKSFIVPSSCLNELTKLIDHESDLIEIHATENHITFSMNNISIFSRLIEGNYPSIQELIPKDAKTVITVNTKQLLNGIDRASLFANEWTNNNIHLEIVDKSKLKISSNSSQIGQIEETQSVKTLSGESELSISLDGSFLMDALRVINEEDVSISFGGSMKPILIEPLSNILHLHLISPVRTY; from the coding sequence ATGGAATTTACAGTAAACAATGAACATTTTCAAAAAGCGATGAAAGAAGTAAGTAGAGCTATTTCACACAAAACACCTCTTCCTATACTTACAGGAGTTAAAGTGATTGCAAATCAAGACAGTTTAACTCTTATAGGGAGTAATTCTGATATTGTAATAGAAAAAACTATTCCAGCTGTAGTTGATGGCTTACGCATAGTGGATATTTATCAGACAGGCAGTATTGTAATTTCAGCCAAATACTTATATGAAATAGTTAAGAAGTTACCTAATCAAATTCATGTGAAAGCAAATGATAAACAGACTGTGACTATTCAATCAGCTGACATAATAACTAGCTTAAATGGTATGAATGCAGATGAATATCCTAGCATACCAGAAATGGATGAGAGTCAAGTCGTTACAATATCGGGTAAAGATTTTATTGACATCATTAAACAAACATCATTTGCAGTATCCAAAAATGAATCGAGACCGATATTAACAGGTGTGCTTATGTTATTTCAACAAGGTAGGTTAACTGTTGCATCGACAAATTCTCATAGACTAGCTCTTAGAGAGCACTTAATTGAATCAAACATCAATAAATCATTCATTGTCCCTAGTTCTTGTTTAAATGAATTAACCAAGTTAATAGATCATGAATCTGATCTAATAGAAATTCATGCAACAGAGAATCATATAACATTTAGTATGAACAATATTTCCATTTTTTCTAGATTAATTGAAGGTAATTATCCGAGCATTCAAGAGTTAATACCAAAAGATGCAAAAACAGTTATAACTGTGAACACGAAGCAGCTGCTAAATGGGATAGATAGAGCTAGCTTGTTCGCTAATGAATGGACAAACAATAATATACACCTCGAAATTGTAGATAAGTCAAAATTGAAAATTTCATCAAATTCATCACAAATAGGACAAATAGAAGAAACCCAAAGTGTAAAGACTTTAAGCGGGGAATCGGAGCTAAGCATTTCACTCGATGGCAGCTTTTTAATGGATGCTTTAAGAGTTATAAATGAAGAGGATGTAAGTATCAGCTTTGGGGGTTCGATGAAACCAATTCTTATTGAACCGCTGAGTAATATATTACACCTACATCTTATATCACCAGTGAGAACGTACTAA
- a CDS encoding VOC family protein translates to MEVNQLKCGKLGQTIQVRLVSNLTKSQEYYRDVLGCEIDDWGHAKRDGMTIILQQSEFPEDVRPNAASKKRSDYPTDWQGPEFGWDTFIHVSWDDLDSLVEEVRENGGNIAVEPFTGTHGEWEFKNTCIQDPDGYNIVLGSMRKI, encoded by the coding sequence ATGGAAGTAAACCAACTAAAGTGTGGGAAATTAGGACAAACCATTCAAGTACGTTTAGTCTCTAACTTAACAAAGTCGCAGGAATATTACCGTGATGTCCTAGGATGTGAAATTGATGACTGGGGACACGCAAAAAGAGACGGCATGACTATTATTCTCCAACAATCGGAATTTCCTGAGGATGTGAGACCTAACGCTGCATCAAAAAAGCGTTCTGATTATCCAACTGATTGGCAAGGCCCTGAATTCGGATGGGATACGTTTATTCATGTTAGTTGGGATGATTTGGACAGTCTAGTTGAAGAAGTTCGAGAAAATGGTGGAAATATTGCAGTCGAACCGTTTACTGGCACACATGGCGAGTGGGAGTTCAAAAATACTTGTATCCAAGACCCGGATGGATACAATATCGTTTTAGGTTCAATGCGCAAAATTTAG
- a CDS encoding CD3324 family protein: MSKQTITEKLPKELLVELQKYVPGEIIYIPKPKKDYQKWGVNSGGRKKIDYRNTLIKNEFHDGRSIDQLADEYFLSTETIKKIVYSKK; the protein is encoded by the coding sequence ATGAGTAAACAGACAATTACAGAAAAATTACCTAAAGAATTACTTGTAGAACTTCAAAAGTATGTGCCAGGGGAAATCATATATATTCCTAAACCGAAAAAGGATTATCAAAAATGGGGAGTAAACTCTGGCGGCAGAAAGAAAATTGATTATAGGAACACCTTAATTAAAAATGAATTTCACGATGGAAGATCCATTGATCAATTAGCAGACGAGTACTTTCTTTCAACAGAAACAATAAAAAAAATCGTATATTCAAAAAAATAG